The following proteins come from a genomic window of Trifolium pratense cultivar HEN17-A07 linkage group LG4, ARS_RC_1.1, whole genome shotgun sequence:
- the LOC123921074 gene encoding uncharacterized protein LOC123921074, which yields MVLWEITLGTAYFLGLKRTYRLALRIQRRIITSNHSQIRQFLHRRTRSVFDVAVKVHQNIQERDIEVGQNLGNFILRWLDRMKPSAQIHGGSPTIGASSSVRMTKLQAASSNFKKPSYYTLFKRGSNKRLFTPSSSIWPKPFPTIANMLRPLTPAGMTTHYRNLSYYPRDAFGSNYNAYRSGGVIRKDIQQWMLQN from the exons ATGGTGCTATGGGAGATTACATTGGGAACTGCgtattttttaggtttaaagCGAACTTACAGACTCGCTCTCAGGATTCAACGTAGGATCATAACCTCTAATCACTCTCAGATTCGCCAATTTCTTCATCG AAGAACACGTTCTGTATTTGATGTGGCAGTCAAAGTTCATCAGAACATTCAAGAAAGGGACATAGAAGTGGGTCAGAATCTTGGAAACTTCATTTTGCGTTGGCTTGATCGAATGAAACCGTCAGCTCAGATTCATGGTGGATCACCCACCATTGGTGCTAGCTCAAGTGTAAGAATGACAAAGCTTCAAGCTGCCTCTTCCAACTTCAAAAAACCTAGTTACTATACCTTATTCAAGAGGGGCTCAAACAAGCGTTTATTTACCCCATCATCAAGTATATGGCCAAAGCCTTTCCCCACCATTGCAAATATGTTGCGACCACTGACTCCTGCTGGGATGACCACACATTATCGGAACCTCAGTTACTATCCTCGTGATGCTTTTGGATCAAACTATAATGCTTATCGTTCAGGCGGTGTTATTAGGAAGGATATCCAGCAATGGATGCTGCAAAACTAG
- the LOC123921075 gene encoding binding partner of ACD11 1-like, whose translation MSIKTIKVGNVSLGASEQDLKEFFSFSGDIEYVEMKSHDERSQIAFVTFKDPQGAETAVLLSGATIVDLSVNITLDPDYRLPPAALASSAAEGKTPGGADSALRKAEDVVTSMLAKGFILGKDAVNKAKGFDEKHQLTSTASAKVTSFDQKLGLSEKLNVGASVVSGRVKEVDQKFQVSEKTKSAFAAAEQKVSTAGSAIMKNRYVLTGTSWVTGAFSKVAKAAGDVGQKTKEKVESAEEEQNRKVEDQYAQVLSESPKAAATSELHSSKPAPAQGLIL comes from the exons ATCAAAACTATAAAAGTCGGTAATGTTTCCTTGGGAGCATCTGAACAAGACCTTAAGGAGTTCTTTTCCTTTTCCGGTGACATTGAATATGTTGAAATGAAAAG TCATGATGAACGATCTCAAATTGCCTTTGTTACTTTCAAGGATCCACAAGGTGCTGAGACTGCAGTACTACTATCG GGAGCAACAATAGTTGATTTGTCGGTTAACATAACTCTGGATCCAGATTACCGGCTTCCACCTGCTGCTCTGGCATCATCT GCCGCTGAGGGtaaaactcctggtggtgccgACTCTGCTTTACGGAAGGCAGAGGATGTGGTCACCAGCATGCTTGCCAAGGGATTTATCTTGGGAAAAGATGCTGTGAACAAAGCAAAGGGTTTTGATGAGAAGCACCAGTTAACTTCAACAGCCTCAGCAAAAGTTACATCTTTTGACCAAAAACTTGGACTTAGCGAGAAATTAAATGTTGGTGCATCAGTTGTGAGTGGTAGAGTTAAAGAAGTGGATCAAAAGTTTCAGGTTTCAGAAAAGACCAAATCAGCATTTGCAGCTGCAGAACAGAAAGTCAGTACCGCAGGGTCTGCTATAATGAAGAATCGCTATGTACTCACCGGGACTTCCTGGGTAACAGGTGCTTTCAGTAAGGTTGCTAAGGCAGCTGGGGATGTAGGACAGAAAACAAAAGAGAAAGTGGAAAGTGCAGAAGAGGAACAGAATCGAAAAGTTGAAGACCAGTATGCACAGGTCCTTTCTGAGTCCCCGAAAGCGGCAGCAACAAGTGAACTGCACTCTTCCAAGCCTGCACCTGCTCAGGGTTTGATCCTTTGA